A single window of Plasmodium reichenowi strain SY57 chromosome 14, whole genome shotgun sequence DNA harbors:
- a CDS encoding hypothetical protein (conserved Plasmodium protein, unknown function), producing the protein MSELKEFDEFNFKDYDNSNNNNEKENDEGPSNIFYEENNEVGTSLDKINYMNPIENVDYNNMNMSSNNFYNELNKRESSSSLLYNNNNNNMNNINNNIHKKYNGSDIKNNDSFYKSNLSSPIKENRMSFENSYETFFEKESDISDTEVSDVWEKERLQRIKERKEYEEKEKKEIKKKAAQDLKKWYEEIAIVIEEKKKLSNQKLSEDKKKEQNMDNKTWLKVSQYLDMEKGEYFKENSRMKQVLLKLIQKESS; encoded by the coding sequence ATGAGCGAATTGAAAGAGTTCGAtgaatttaattttaaagattatgataattctaataataataacgaaaaagaaaatgatgaagGACCTTcgaatattttttatgaagaaaataatgaagTAGGAACATCACTggataaaataaattatatgaatcCTATAGAGAATGTagattataataatatgaacatgtcatcaaataatttctataacgaattaaataaaagagAAAGTTCAAGTTCCTTATTAtacaacaataataataataatatgaataatataaataataacattcataagaaatataatgGTAGcgatattaaaaataatgattctttttataaaagtaatttatcatcaccaattaaagaaaatagAATGTCTTTTGAAAATTCTTATGAAACCTTTTTTGAAAAAGAATCAGATATTTCTGATACAGAAGTTTCTGATGTTTGGGAAAAAGAAAGATTACAAAGaataaaagaaagaaaagaatatgaagaaaaagaaaaaaaagaaattaaaaaaaaagctGCTCAAGATCTTAAAAAATGGTATGAAGAAATAGCTATTGTtattgaagaaaaaaaaaaattatctaACCAAAAATTATCagaagataaaaaaaaagaacaaaatatggataataAAACATGGTTAAAAGTATCTCAATATCTAGATATGGAAAAAGGAGAATACTTTAAGGAAAATAGTCGAATGAAGCAGGTCCTCCTTAAACTAATACAAAAGGAAAGTTCatag
- a CDS encoding ataxin-2 like protein, putative (transcript variant 2; alternatively spliced), which yields MNKMKKTENINSSGAHKNINEDRLSYVMTCLLGNEVNVYMKDGKEIRGLFHAYNLTGKNDKKEIDISLNHTRMIPKNENANGPINKSMIITDNLYTTIIGENINMNLKDPDNSIYSKDIFRIDADISENKKGKLNGHTNNRELKRWVGDNDFVDETKLKLDDKLNEPWDQFEHNRKLYGVTSTYKEEIYTTNLDINKIPHHVKIQADKIAKELEKRGMHLDPEDQEKNNNDIDEEDLFGAVRQNKDKFFKNNKFKKEDNKYKNYQGKYHHVNVKDLKEKLQLVKRENEKKYPSTANKQKQINFTVSSSIEENICGNKKNKIPSKKSVSKNSEFIGINALNLEPALPKLDEKTRTEWIMFKNQTKNKALHKKDKTTEKQEFITASKEFNEKLTYKMNLNKKDANIRTIKDHSGINQPYIDSQKNISHIAEKTKHNNANDPDENKIQAKENVLNNNMNINNNNYNIMLNNSNIRPYDGYVMNMNNYINVKNNMIGPNIEYYPNIPIFPEAQNQMFPYADPNFCKNGRMRPIYQNINIDMMLNKFQNSVNQTTKDPNFLKLSNELCQFNVRKEEANPVGLNTFMGNILRCSTTEDCTLSPFKFDCYQNLSYKNILGELPANSLSNNYQSSNNISKNMPAQNISNTLVNLPYIPMIPPNITTVTTHNNNMNNNNNINNNNNMNNNNNMNNNSNMNNNNSINNNNNISSNNNISSNNNISSNNNISSNNNNNITNSGYLENPIYYNPYMRNYFSPHNNNSSLHISSNNPYFFNLPSTNMDTNFTSNKNMNIYPMRNPHVVQNNHMNFPHMHSYMHSNINYAINNNSINLMANPNIANTNMNVPGTFPPDFLLMNAHKYVNSQPVPMPFFPQVPYPNYYASSHGMSPT from the exons atgaataaaatgaagaaaacggaaaatataaattcatCAGGCgcacataaaaatattaatgaagATCGTCTATCTTATGTTATGACGTGCTTACTAGGAAATGAAGTGAATGTTTATATGAAGGATGGTAAAGAGATTAGAGGTTTATTTCATGCATATAATTTAACAGGAAAAAATGATAAGAAAGAGATAGATATATCATTAAATCATACTCGTATGATACCAAAAAATGAGAATGCAAATGGTCcaataaataaatcaatGATTATTACAGATAACTTATATACTACGATTATAGGTGAAAACATTAATATGAATCTAAAAGATCCAGATAATTCTATTTATTCAAAGGATATATTTAGAATAGATGCAGATATATctgaaaataaaaaaggaaaattaAATGGGCATACAAATAATCGTGAATTAAAAAGATGGGTAGGTGATAATGATTTTGTTGATGaaacaaaattaaaattggatgataaattaaatgaacCTTGGGACCAATTTGAACATAatagaaaattatatggaGTTACAAGTACttataaagaagaaatatatacaaccaatttagatataaataaaattccACATCATGTAAAAATACAAGCAGATAAAATAGCTAAAGAATTAGAAAAAAGAGGTATGCATTTAGACCCAGAAGATCaagaaaagaataataatgacaTAGATGAAGAAGATTTGTTTGGAGCCGTTAGacaaaataaagataaattttttaaaaacaacaaatttaaaaaagaagacaataaatataaaaattatcaGGGAAAATATCATCATGTTAATGTAAAAGATTTGAAGGAAAAATTGCAACTAGTCAAAAGGGAaaacgaaaaaaaatatccaa gTACTGCAAATAAGCAAAAGCAAATAAATTTTACAGTATCTTCATCCattgaagaaaatatttgcgggaataaaaaaaataaaattccTTCAAAAAAATCAGTGAGCAAAAATTCGGAATTTATc GGTATTAACGCGTTAAATTTGGAACCGGCCTTGCCAAAACTTGATGAAAAAACACGAACGGAATGGATAATGTTTAAAAATCAGACAAAAAATAAGGCATTACATAAAAAAGACAAAACAACAGAAAAACAAGAATTTATCACGGCATCGAAAGAATTCAATGAGAAATTAAcgta TAAAAtgaatttaaataaaaaagatgCTAACATAAGAACAATTAAAGACCATTCAGGAATCAATCAGCCATATATTGATAgtcaaaaaaatatatccCATATAGCAg AAAAGACAAAACATAACAACGCAAATGATCCAG atgaaaataaaattcaagcaaaagaaaatgtactaaataataatatgaatataaataataacaattataatattatgttaaataatagtaatatacGTCCATATGATGGATATGTTAtgaatatgaataattatattaacgtgaaaaataatatgatagGCCCTAATATTG AGTACTATCCAAATATACCCATATTCCCTGAGGCACAAAATCAAATGTTCCCATACGCAGACCCGAACTTTTGTAAAAATGGAAGAATGAGACCAATATAT caaaacataaatatagaTATGATGTTAAATAAATTCCAGAATTCAGTGAACCAGACAACGAAAGATCcgaattttttaaaattatccAACGAGTTGTGTCAATTTAATGTG AGAAAAGAAGAGGCTAATCCGGTTGGCCTTAATACCTTCATGGGTAATATACTTAGATGTTCAACGACAGAAGATTGTACACTTAGTCCATTTAAATTTGATTGTTATCAAAATTTAagttataaaaacatattagGAGAATTACCAGCAAATAGTCTATCAAATAATTATCAATCatctaataatatttcaaaaaatatgcCTGCACAAAACATTTCGAACACTTTAGTAAATTTACCTTATATACCTATGATACCCCCTAATATTACAACTGTTACAacacataataataatatgaataataacaacaatataaataataacaacaatatgaataataacaacaatatgaataataacagcaatatgaataataacaacagtattaataataacaacaatatTAGCAGTAACAACAATATTAGTAGTAACAACAATATTAGTAGTAACAACAATATTAGTagtaacaataataataatattactaATTCAGGATATTTAGAAAATCccatatattataatccATATATGCGTAATTACTTCTCCCctcataataataacagTTCTCTTCATATAAGTTCAAATAACCCAtacttttttaatttgCCCTCAACAAATATGGACACAAATTTTACCTCAAATAAAAACATGAATATATATCCTATGAGAAATCCACATGTTGTACAGAATAATCATATGAACTTTCCTCATATGCATTCTTATATGCATTCCAATATTAATTATGcaattaataataattcgATTAACCTTATGGCTAACCCAAATATCGCAAATACAAATATGAATGTTCCTGGAACTTTTCCACCtgattttcttttaatgAATGCACACAAATATGTAAATTCACAACCAGTCCCTATGCCTTTTTTCCCACAAGTACCATATCCTAATTATTATGCTTCTTCTCATGGTATGAGCCCcacatga
- a CDS encoding hypothetical protein (conserved Plasmodium protein, unknown function): MKDIIAEYEIVGKIEEPKEGHSNDIVENEKDESNQNNENNQNKEKDDRIHVEINNERKTLGVSNMKNEKEEEKKTMLSSTNNKCTHLENKNEMDNIIEEESEYNIINNDEGKKMKECQIIGNGTIIKDISTEEKNKIKCISINNNECDIDKEDDNKNNIRNINRMKSIIISKKQNEYRNDDKQNNTNSCINNNNNNNNNNYNCNIVNKSTSHVSINMSDKCSNVKHYKVLIHAPACWKGEKFNGTPFIFVYDKSINFYTYSESPLEIEKYIIDTNDENFENRVLTIIFYDSLFACSTSSLLINNNKNELQHLPKPLSVFYLPLCKLDLENDSVKYRLGLKTNSILCNININEAIGLFNNSTKLSGQNINKFSLHFFLKNNNYLNNNNNNNCNFPYNYLNYNTKIYGIPRSNLSSCVQKHTLYENKTYKNNNNHNKNHNNNNNNNNNSNNSCSSTIGKRHILNSSKSQVHYFKTKDSGDQDEYISLDKIKSKWEQYAHMNNTGNQNNINLIKNDQVLQHMMRNEKNNNNNNNNKFINLNKYDSTYENICIDNESFTSKMKSDIYLNNGQNMYHDMNKTELKRNIFLERDILTKENNKNKEAHNNNCNNKFKKENTNIMTRDKSDYHIYEQEEKYLEELDIKDDVLPDDSASMIHIRDKDSMISGRSKKMHEKSKLTSNFNVAHNIFSTVKQIIQKKNDHRKVEKNNIEENTNSQICTENMNNINNNNNNNICYDNKREECRYDTINEITQEKNKTRKEPNFTNDDKSVCYSQVSNLKYFNTNHSICSSYGKNDEHLILAIKEIKDWMEKIEDKVSTISACEKSDVNVTTNGISRCHEDKYNRLLKFLIKSVKNNIKLKNKSIYKRCYLNIRNLYLVKKNDKIKFENKLLERNYNKIKTKYRNVLVNICKKIFLLKYYSTKDKLHFNKKYENMMRHLQLEKNDLLSIIEEKKYELENNVNLNHILSEQLKKNQEEKEDIINKNFYYEQQVDNVTKKYEHLHNDVIILREEIEELQKDNHALKKNKEHLLNENDIMKKENDMLKKELGETKAKYFNLTGILEGEEKMYSQKVEELEEKLQKVTYEKNNMINDIKDEIDKFTILINEKDKENMRIKDKLKELKNVEEKYKNTQKNFDSLKKEFEESFEQVQIILNEMIQKEKEYTKKYNNSITSLEKEHNEIIQKIIEDKNSIIKELQYFKDLCKNQCNKIITFDESLITAEKLLEHVLSQYPQIFNEFKNSSRNNLLNKSFGKMHYENIHAVRDNIKLIRKSLSHFKMTCKNNSFQFFHNSESTKKYTSNQNNNKNNNHNNYHNINYYHDNYNSANNIQAYTSRNKRVTSLLRNYEKTDSHKEYKNKNINVLYTGRKRTVSSNSTRNNSILSDCAKKNIDLRKKIDSYNSLFQKNFIEATSKQNTTTEKNKKINDDIMHTYEENSNMDIKKEINNLQSEHHNKNIYNNAKEFHVTSKKHVNTENETIQNSYDNITKIINDITNYDEIKYNQMDILNEDNLSKDINELNNIDIVNMYEKNNSSNNMNDSELVYTNTKKQSNGNMDLPENNKNEMFDVVNLNKLHINKPQEDNSSNIDIDNNNNNNNNNNNNNKNNSVKYVQEFHKDNFKEVISFIEKNVIKKIPAVKCSDKNTKEINKLNVNHVPTKLSTNLIKHSRQVSSSVNSSKSLNVHKGYETNKNEKKIIRTLSDNSPTKKGVNNIYTQTKVYTTHNKCKNIEEVQNDKKVEIMNSKSPKASLRKKTIDK; this comes from the coding sequence ATGAAGGACATAATTGCCGAGTATGAAATTGTTGGAAAGATTGAAGAACCGAAAGAAGGCCATTCTAACGATATTGTAGAGAATGAAAAAGATGAAAGtaatcaaaataatgaaaataatcaaaataaagaaaaagatgATAGAATACATGTTGAGATAAATAATGAGAGAAAAACCTTAGGTGTATCAAATATGAAGAAcgaaaaagaagaagaaaaaaaaacgaTGCTTAGTTctacaaataataaatgtacaCATTTGGAGAATAAAAATGAGATGGATAATATAATAGAGGAAGAATcagaatataatattataaataatgatgaaggaaaaaaaatgaaggAATGCCAAATTATAGGAAATGGTACAATTATTAAAGATATATCAACAGAggaaaagaataaaataaaatgtatatcTATTAATAATAACGAATGTGATATAGATAAGgaagatgataataaaaataatattagaaatataaatagaaTGAAAAGCATAATTATAAGTAAGAAGCAAAATGAATATAGAAATGAtgataaacaaaataatactAATAGTTGTatcaataataataataataataataataataattataattgtAATATTGTTAATAAGAGCACATCACATGTTAGTATAAATATGTCAGATAAATGTAGTAATGTGAAACATTATAAAGTATTAATACATGCTCCTGCATGTTGGAAAGGAGAAAAATTTAATGGTACACCATTTATATTCGTGTATGACAAAagtataaatttttatacttATAGTGAATCACCTCTagaaatagaaaaatatattattgatactaatgatgaaaattttgaaaataGAGTATTAactattatattttatgattCTCTTTTTGCTTGTTCAACATCAAGTCttcttataaataataataaaaatgaattgCAACATTTGCCCAAACCCTTGAgtgttttttatttaccTTTATGTAAACTGGATTTAGAAAATGATTCTGTTAAATATAGATTAGgtttaaaaacaaatagTATTTTGTGTaacattaatataaatgaagcTATTGgtttatttaataatagtaCAAAATTGAGTGgtcaaaatataaataaatttagtttacatttttttttaaaaaataataattatttaaataataacaataataataattgtaatTTTCCTTATAATTATCTTAATTATAATACTAAGATATATGGAATACCCCGATCCAATTTGTCATCTTGTGTACAAAAGCATACTctatatgaaaataaaacatataaaaacaacAACAACCACAACAAGAACcacaacaacaacaataataataataataatagtaacaATAGTTGTAGTAGTACTATCGGTAAGAGACACATTTTAAATTCTTCAAAAAGTCAAGtacattattttaaaaCTAAAGATTCAGGAGATCAAgatgaatatatatcattagataaaataaaaagtaaatGGGAACAATATGCACATATGAATAACACCGGTAAccaaaataatattaatttaattaaaaatgatcAGGTGTTACAACATATGATgagaaatgaaaaaaataataataataataataataataaatttataaatctTAATAAGTATGATTCTActtatgaaaatatatgtatagaTAATGAATCTTTTACTAGTAAAATGAAATctgatatatatttaaataacGGACAGAATATGTATCACGATATGAATAAAACAGAATTGAagagaaatatttttcttgAGAGGGACATATTAACTAAAGAAaacaacaaaaataaagaagcacataataataattgtaataataagtTTAAGAAGGAAAATACGAATATTATGACAAGGGATAAATCTGATTACCATATATACGAacaagaagaaaaatatttggAAGAATTAGACATAAAAGATGATGTCTTACCAGATGATAGTGCTTCTATGATACATATACGTGATAAAGATTCTATGATATCAGGAAGGAGCAAAAAAATGCATGAAAAAAGTAAGTTAACTAGCAATTTTAATGTAGCTcacaatatattttctacggtaaaacaaattatacaaaaaaaaaatgaccATCGAAAGGTggagaaaaataatattgaagAGAATACAAACAGTCAAATATGTACtgaaaatatgaacaatataaataataataataataataatatatgttatgataataaaagagAAGAATGTAGATATGATACAATTAATGAAATTACACaagaaaagaataaaacTAGGAAAGAACCAAATTTTACAAATGACGATAAATCTGTGTGCTACTCTCAAGTTAgtaatttaaaatattttaatacGAACCATTCTATATGTTCATCATACGGAAAAAATGACGAACATTTAATTCTAGctataaaagaaattaaagATTGGATGGAAAAAATCGAAGATAAAGTTAGTACAATATCAGCATGTGAGAAAAGTGATGTAAATGTTACAACGAATGGAATTTCTAGATGTCATgaagataaatataacagattattaaaattcttaataaaaagtgtaaaaaataatattaaattaaaaaataaaagtatttataaaagatGTTATTTAAATATCCGAAATCTTTATctagtaaaaaaaaatgataaaataaaatttgaaaataaattattagaaagaaattataataagatcaaaacaaaatatagaaatgttttagtaaatatatgtaaaaaaatatttttattaaaatattattcaacaaaagataaattacattttaataaaaaatatgaaaatatgatGAGACATCTAcaattagaaaaaaatgatttattaagtattattgaagaaaaaaaatatgagttagaaaataatgttaatttaaatcatatattatctgaacaattaaaaaaaaatcaagaagaaaaagaagatattattaataagaatttttattatgaacaACAAGTAGATAATGTTACgaaaaaatatgaacatCTACATAATgatgttattatattaagAGAAGAAATAGAAGAGCTACAAAAAGATAACCATGCtctgaaaaaaaataaagagcatttattaaatgaaaatgatataatgaaaaaagaaaatgatatgttaaaaaaagaattagGAGAAACCAAAGctaaatattttaatttgaCTGGTATATTAGAAGGTGAAGAAAAGATGTATAGTCAAAAAGTAGAAGAGCTCGAAGAAAAACTGCAAAAAGTtacatatgaaaaaaataatatgattaatgatataaaagatgaaaTAGATAAATTTACAATActtataaatgaaaaagataaagaaaatatgaGAATTAAAGacaaattaaaagaattaaaaaatgtagaagagaaatataaaaatactcaaaaaaattttgattccctaaaaaaagaatttgAAGAATCTTTTGAACAAGtacaaattattttaaatgaaatgatacaaaaagaaaaagaatatactaaaaaatataataattctatCACATCTTTAGAAAAAGAAcataatgaaataatacaaaaaattatagaaGACAAAAATTCAATAATTAAGGAATTACAATATTTTAAAGATTTGTGTAAAAACCaatgtaataaaattattacatttgATGAAAGTTTAATTACTGCAGAGAAATTATTAGAACATGTATTATCTCAATATCCACaaatatttaatgaatttaaaaatagttctagaaataatttattaaataaatctTTTGGAAAAATGcattatgaaaatatacatGCAGTAAGGGATAATATTAAACTTATTAGAAAATCATTAAGTCATTTTAAAATGAcatgtaaaaataattcttttcaattttttcataacTCTGAGTCGACAAAAAAATACACAAGTAACCAAAAcaataacaaaaataataatcataataattatcataatattaattattatcatgataattataacaGTGCTAATAATATCCAAGCATATACTAGTAGGAATAAACGAGTTACTAGTCTCTTAAgaaattatgaaaaaacaGATTCACAcaaagaatataaaaacaaaaatatcAATGTTTTATACACTGGTAGAAAAAGAACAGTAAGTAGTAATAGCACTAGAAATAATTCTATATTATCAGATTgtgcaaaaaaaaatatagacttaagaaaaaaaattgataGTTATAATTCCTTATTccaaaaaaattttatagaAGCTACTAGTAAACAGAATACAACAACagagaaaaataaaaaaattaatgatgatataatgcatacatatgaagaaaattCAAACATGGATATTAAGAAAGAGATAAATAACTTACAAAGTGAACATcataataagaatatatataataacgCAAAAGAATTTCATGTTACCTCAAAAAAACATGTAAATACAGAAAATGAAACCATACAAAACAgttatgataatataactaaaataataaatgatattactaattatgatgaaataaaatataatcaaatggatatattaaatgaagataatTTAAGTAAAGACATtaatgaattaaataatattgatattgtaaatatgtatgaaaaaaataattcttcaAATAACATGAACGATTCAGAACTTGTGTACACAAATACGAAAAAGCAATCAAATGGAAATATGGATCTGCcagaaaataataaaaatgaaatgtTTGATGTTGTAAACTTAAATAAgttacatataaataaaccACAAGAGGATAATTCGTCTAATATagatatagataataataataataataataataataataataataataataaaaataatagtgTAAAATATGTTCAAGAATTTCACAAAGATAATTTTAAGGAAGTCATATCttttattgaaaaaaatgttattaaaaagatCCCAGCAGTGAAATGTAGTGACAAAAAtacaaaagaaataaataaattaaatgtTAACCATGTACCAACAAAATTATCTACcaatttaataaaacattCAAGACAGGTAAGCTCTTCAGTTAATTCTTCAAAATCATTAAATGTACATAAGGGATAtgaaacaaataaaaatgaaaaaaaaattattagaaCATTATCAGATAATAGTCCAACCAAAAAAGGGgtgaataatatttatacacAAACGAAGGTATATACAACtcataataaatgtaaaaatatagaagaaGTACAAAATGACAAAAAGGTTGAAATAATGAATTCAAAATCTCCAAAAGCATCCCTGAGAAAAAAAACCATCGATAAATGA